The sequence AGTGCTGGATGGATTGACCAGAAGAAGGAAGTCTGAAGCAAACTTATATACGAATAATACGTTGGAGTATTATGAGAAATAATAATCAAGGGAGTGTATCTAAAGAATGATACACTCCCTTTTATTCGGATACTGGTAGTTATTTAATCAAATGTCAGTGCCTGATTTTACTTTTGAGTTCCCCCCACTTCACCTATTTAGTTTTAGCTATTTTCCCTTTATACAAATGCGGCTCTAACAATTTCACATCCCACAATACTGAATTCGTCGTTTTGCCAACTGAATAAGCCGTACCGCTTTTGGTAAGCGGACCATAGAAGTAACCATATCCAACTTCACTTGCGAGGAAGTCATAACTATCTTCCAGAATGGTATTACCGGATACTTTCATCGTCAGGTCATAATTTACTTCTCTGGAACCATCTGCATAAGCAACCACTACATAATACGTATCATCATCGAGGTCATTGCTCAGCAGGTAAGATTCAAAACCTGTGCTGTTAGTAGAACCTGACAATACACTGTAAGTATCTATTGAACCATCACTGGTCGTTGTTAAATTGTTCACCAGATAAAGGTCCAGATCTACCAACGTGCCTGCATCCCATGTCAGTTCAGAGAGCAAGCCATCAGAGGACTGATCCGTATCATTGTCCGTAATGGTGATAGTGGCAGTAGAGTTGCTCAGCGTAACATTGCTGCTACTGAAAGTAACATTGATTGTCTTGCTGC is a genomic window of Chitinophaga sp. LS1 containing:
- a CDS encoding Calx-beta domain-containing protein, encoding MQRNLISVSTMACVMLMTLSCKKDDSTATQQTASLSATSQTVTEAAGTASITVTLPATQTSDVTINATLGGTAILNGDYEVATDTTLTIAAGSTSATLTFDIFDDEVVESSKTINVTFSSSNVTLSNSTATITITDNDTDQSSDGLLSELTWDAGTLVDLDLYLVNNLTTTSDGSIDTYSVLSGSTNSTGFESYLLSNDLDDDTYYVVVAYADGSREVNYDLTMKVSGNTILEDSYDFLASEVGYGYFYGPLTKSGTAYSVGKTTNSVLWDVKLLEPHLYKGKIAKTK